A region of the Pseudomonadota bacterium genome:
TGATATACCGGTGCTCCAAATAAAGCCATTATGCTGTCCCCGATATATTTGTCTATCATCCCTTTATGTTTTATTATAATCTCGCTCATAGGGTGAAAATAATATCTGTTAAGTAAGGAGGCAAGCTCTTCTGGCGGTATCTTTGAAGAAAGTTGCGTAAAGCCTCTGATATCCGAAAAGAGAATCGTTATGAATGAGACCTTTGTCTGGAGATGGGCTGGTTCGATCAGGAGTTCGTTAAATATGTCTGGTGATATGAACTGCTTTAATTTTCTCTTTAAATAGTATTCCTTGATTTTCCATTTAAGCTCTTTGTTCTCAAAGGGCTTTGTGATGAATCCGTCTATCCCGGCTTCTATGGCCTTTATTGAGTATTCAAGTGTGCCATAACCTGTTAAAATAATCTTTGTAATCTCCTGATTTAATTTGTTTATCTCTTCAATCGTTTTTATCCCATCCATACCCGGCATGATGAGGTCGCATATCACGATGTCAAAATTATCGGGGGTTTTTTGAAATATGTTTAGCGCTTCTTCCCCATCCCTGGCTACTTCTACCGAGTAACCATCCTCTTTAAGCACCCTTGTAAGCGACCTTCTTATCCCGACCTCATCATCAACAACAAGAATGCCTAATTGCATGTTATTGTACCCCTTTCACCTTTATAAT
Encoded here:
- a CDS encoding response regulator, whose product is MQLGILVVDDEVGIRRSLTRVLKEDGYSVEVARDGEEALNIFQKTPDNFDIVICDLIMPGMDGIKTIEEINKLNQEITKIILTGYGTLEYSIKAIEAGIDGFITKPFENKELKWKIKEYYLKRKLKQFISPDIFNELLIEPAHLQTKVSFITILFSDIRGFTQLSSKIPPEELASLLNRYYFHPMSEIIIKHKGMIDKYIGDSIMALFGAPVYQERHEDNAVNCAIEMVKMMEDINQGLNMGIGISTGYVVTGIFGSINKKEYTALGMPVNIAARLQKFAASGEVVISEETKARLDNRTLFKKIGSLTVVTSSMPVVYYKWIRDGQI